TCTGCCACCCACTTTGCCTTGGAAGTATTATATGCTACTTGATGAATCGACTCTGCCACCCACTTTCATCGACTCTGCCACCCACTTTACCTTGGAagtattatagaaagattaataatattttatttattacttttaatatttataaactataaaatataatgaacgaaattttatataagataattataatagttttatactctacttgatgaattatGTTCGAATATAATtgtataataactattttaaatattacaaaatccaaaaatgtttattaatattatttttaaattatttatcgttgtttaaagaataaatttatcataattttaaaataatttataaaatgcttataaaatgcaaggcaaagtttcactttcaagagttaagtcgagatctagattaaaaattctaataactggtaaagaagggaagccgcagacaaaaatattgaatgttgtctacaaacaagtttttcagaatatttcgtagtcacggtacgtaattttaatctacttattttttttaaatacaaattttaaaatgaataaactgttgcaattatttattttttgtatttgctagatgggttgtgatgagttaggagaccgatgacggtaagtcaatttaatattatttcatgttcaataaaatttagaaatttataaatctatcaaataatgttaacccgtcaaatttcttacaaaatttatttaatttttttgcaagtttcttattgaatttgctttctttatcgagaaatgtacttcataatttatattatttatggataatattttaatttttgttatattttcttttaatatgtctacataaatgttttttttattatttatggaaaaataatattattcacctaaaataaagaattacgaaacatatacaatacaattctaattaatgataatataaaatctgttacttctaaaactatacactatttattccattttttgaatgaaagtatcttcgtaaacacacaaaatattttgtgacgttgcaattatacatacacacaatatctgcCTCTTCATACTGGCGTTACTGTGTTCCTTCTCGTGAGGTACGGGCCGAGAAAGAACACATGATGCGGACCGATCATGTTCTTATGCCCGCACAGGGTGCGGACCGGTCACCTAgtaattaataaattcaaaGACAGCAAAGAATTAACGAGTAAGATAAGTCCAGTTTATATCATACATTCATCTATCTTACAAACTAACAATGTTATAACCTAAAACATAAGCAAGCAATACTTGAGCATATACTCATAAATTTcccaaatacaaaataaaaaaatgcctAATAAGaatgtgattttttaacaaaatgaatatttttttctttcttttacgAACAATCGAATGAAAAACAGAGTAAAATGTCTGATCGTATGATGATTTAGAGCTCATCATGGGATTGACTTGAAGACcaacatgatgatgatgagctaAGACTCTCGAGCCAGACTTCATCAGCAAGAAGTGTGTTGGAGTCATTGTTTCTATGCCACGACCAATGTGCTCGTTTTCCGTCTATAACCTTCAATCTCCCATGTCCAAAACTCGATTCGCGGAATACCGATAATGGCGAAGGAGGTTTCTTAAACCTGTAATTCGAGTGAAAAATGTGGAAATTAAGAACCATAAAAAGAACAAGAGTCTTGAGTTTAGATTAAATGATAAAAGGTGACATACGAAGTAGCAAGGCCTTCTCGGTTGCCTCCGTCACCAATGGTTatgtgtattggtccacattgATCAGCCTTGTTGTTATATACCCGCTTCTGCATCAATCAGAATTCGCCATCAATATAAGTAACAATAATTATCTTTGTTTGAAAAATGAAGATGGGTACTTACGAAACGTTCGTAGGCATGAACATGGCCGGCAAAAACGACGTCCACACGAGCATTAAATAGCAAAGACTCCATAGCTTCCCTCATGCTCTCTCCTTCACCTTCATGCGCTTCGTTCGTGTTGTACCAAGGCGCGTGCAGCAACACTATCACCCACGGTGTCGTTTTCCGGTCAACCTTTTgaaatgatattaaaaaaaataattaacaaaaaatctaaTTCTTAAGAATTGATAGAAAAGTTTGAAATAATGTGAATTTAGGCAATGTATTCTTTTCACTAGTTTATAAAATAtgatgttttgttattttacaaacattttaaaagtaaaataatatatatttatcaatttcAATTGGATATAATCTTAAATAATTACTATGATTTGAATGATTCATTACGTtggttaaataaaaaatttacctgaaagacgataaactattttttgatcCAGATATAacttttgaaaagattttttttgtgaaagtgATGAAATGATTGTATACTAAACATTGCATAATCCCGCAACTAACCTTTGCTAAATCGGCTTGGAGCCACTGATACTGATCGGAATCACAATCAAAGTCGGTGTAAGAACCAAGCATAACCGTGTGGACACCAGCGACATCAAAAGAGTAGTAAAGGTTGGACTCAGAGAGGCTCTCAGTGTAAGGCATGAGCCACCGGGAATTGTATGACTTGAAGGTTGTGTGTTCAATGATTGGGAAGAATTCAATCTCGTGGTTTCCCTGAGTAACCATCCAAGGACGCTTGCTCGCGAGTGGCTCCACCAGGCGACCAAAGGAGTCCCAAAGTGGTTGATTAGTGTCAGCGTAGGAGAGATCGCCAGGAAGTAGAAAAACGTCGTAGTCTTGGCTCTTTATCTGAGCTAGTGTTGCTGCTGTCCATTCGGTTTGGCCTAGATCGCCTTTAATTTGACATAAAAACCGGTAATTCATAAGTACATATGAACATTTGGTCCTTAACCGGTATGAACAGAAACACAACGTATATAATAGACAAATAGCGGGTGGAAGTACGTAGATCAACGATAATCCAAACACAACTCGTCGTGGACTGAGTGTTTTCTAAGCTTTAGATTCAATTCAAATAACTATTTGTATCCAtgaattttcttgtttttctacATGGACCTGAATATGTGTATCTACAAAAAGTTatatgcttatatatatatatatatatataggtcattcggtcaaatattaaattataaatattaatatatgttgatAAAAACTAATCTATTAATTATAGATtacaaacttatatatatatatatatatattgattaggAAAACAAACTGGTTTAATTAGTGGATATACCATTAAACCATATT
The nucleotide sequence above comes from Brassica napus cultivar Da-Ae chromosome A9, Da-Ae, whole genome shotgun sequence. Encoded proteins:
- the LOC106367932 gene encoding purple acid phosphatase 22, with product MSSSPNFNSLDNKMKNFSLFLSFTFLFLCPFLSQADVPELSREPPRPIVFVPHDRSKSDPQQVHVSLAGKDHMRVTYITEDKKVESVVEYGKQPGKYDRKNTGESISYKYFFYRSGKIHHVKIGPLEPNTTYYYMCGCNGPEFSFKTPPSSFPVEFAIVGDLGQTEWTAATLAQIKSQDYDVFLLPGDLSYADTNQPLWDSFGRLVEPLASKRPWMVTQGNHEIEFFPIIEHTTFKSYNSRWLMPYTESLSESNLYYSFDVAGVHTVMLGSYTDFDCDSDQYQWLQADLAKVDRKTTPWVIVLLHAPWYNTNEAHEGEGESMREAMESLLFNARVDVVFAGHVHAYERFKRVYNNKADQCGPIHITIGDGGNREGLATSFKKPPSPLSVFRESSFGHGRLKVIDGKRAHWSWHRNNDSNTLLADEVWLESLSSSSSCWSSSQSHDEL